One Lasioglossum baleicum chromosome 6, iyLasBale1, whole genome shotgun sequence genomic window carries:
- the LOC143209272 gene encoding dynein regulatory complex subunit 2 — protein sequence MKIAAANAERHRSFWRETLTRMEMPDIGRKIEIVWSCLEHAFDSQDYSININSIPYSISLLLDALQEAEDQRRKANGVHADVIDRSFDTHEARLKAADAFFRRRVETLFVDRTHEFDEARSNHNKEEADLRKIDVLANHQIENKLNAAKSTAISKVDAFVEDGKNERRLITAQLQKQLEDLWDNLRSIFSDYYTSTDERRRSYEIIQRKDKSDRQAIIEQGLRIACLLEDIAKYRGKIHFYKKNVASELQDTLQESRFFRNVYRQANICFIFGKFPIRLVNCICTINCRTGHLFID from the exons atgaaaattgctgcTGCGAACGCGGAACGGCATCGATCGTTTTGGCGAGAAACGCTTACGCGAATGGAAATGCCAGACATCGGAAGGAAGATTGAGATAGTTTGGTCGTGTTTGGAGCATGCTTTCGATTCTCAGGACTATAG tATAAACATAAATTCCATACCGTACAGTATCAGCTTATTGTTGGATGCGTTGCAAGAGGCAGAAGATCAACGACGTAAAGCCAACGGTGTTCATGCGGAtgtgatcgatcgatcgtttgATACGCACGAAGCACGTTTAAAGGCCGCCGACGCGTTTTTCCGTCGACGCGTTGAAACACTGTTTGTCGATAGAACGCATGAATTTGACGAGGCGCGATCAAACCATAACAAGGAGGAAGCTGATTTACGGAAAATCGATGTCCTTGCAAATCATCAAATCGAGAATAAACTGAACGCTGCAAAAAGCACTGCGATCA GTAAAGTGGACGCTTTCGTGGAGGATGGGAAAAACGAGAGAAGATTGATTACGGCACAACTTCAAAAACAGCTAGAAGATCTTTGGGATAACCTTCGGAGCATATTCTCGGATTATTATACAA GTACAGATGAGCGACGCAGATCGTACGAGATTATTCAAAGGAAGGACAAGTCTGATCGACAAGCGATAATCGAACAAGGTTTAAGAATCGCGTGTCTACTCGAAGACATTGCCAAATATCGTGGAAAGATTCATTTCTACAAGAAGAATGTTGCGAGCGAGTTGCAAGACACCCTGCAAGAGTCTCGTTTCTTTCGCAACGTCTACCGACAGGCAAACATTTGCTTCATATTTGGTAAATTTCCTATTCGACTTGTTAATTGTATATGTACAATAAATTGTCGGACCggtcatttatttattgattga
- the LOC143209941 gene encoding uncharacterized protein LOC143209941 isoform X1 gives MYHGRDVLWTFRIHIKVFRFEAFERCARSLETSLLSTKMKSAYFLVLVIAVLSVVYSHAAPLTSPEDDLVVPQFRNVDLEGQLVRNKRSPLGKLALLGGAALVGKKALLLGGAAVGAKALIGAGVVGAGLYKAKYYGGGYGGGYGGGYGGGYGGDYGGGYGGGYGGGYSAGFVSHHYGWRR, from the exons ATGTATCATGGAAGGGATGTACTCTGGACTTTCCGTATACATATAAAAGTCTTTCGCTTTGAAGCGTTCGAACGGTGTGCGCGTTCGTTAGAGACATCGCTACTGTCAAC AAAGATGAAATCGGCATATTTCCTGGTACTCGTTATCGCGGTCTTGTCGGTGGTCTACAGCCACGCGGCACCTTTGACTTCGCCCGAGGATGACCTCGTGGTTCCACAATTCCGGAACGTCGACCTCGAAGGGCAACTTGTTCGGAACAAGAGGTCTCCATTGGGAAAACTGGCTCTACTCGGAGGAGCTGCCCTTGTAGGAAAGAAGGCGCTTTTACTGGGCGGTGCAGCGGTTGGAGCTAAAGCTTTGATCGGAGCCGGTGTCGTCGGCGCGGGCTTGTACAAGGCGAAATA CTACGGTGGTGGTTACGGCGGTGGTTACGGAGGTGGTTACGGAGGTGGTTACGGAGGAGATTACGGAGGTGGTTACGGAGGTGGTTACGGAGGTGGTTACTCGGCCGGATTTGTAAGCCACCACTACGG ATGGCGTCGATGA
- the LOC143209941 gene encoding uncharacterized protein LOC143209941 isoform X2 encodes MKSAYFLVLVIAVLSVVYSHAAPLTSPEDDLVVPQFRNVDLEGQLVRNKRSPLGKLALLGGAALVGKKALLLGGAAVGAKALIGAGVVGAGLYKAKYYGGGYGGGYGGGYGGGYGGDYGGGYGGGYGGGYSAGFVSHHYGWRR; translated from the exons ATGAAATCGGCATATTTCCTGGTACTCGTTATCGCGGTCTTGTCGGTGGTCTACAGCCACGCGGCACCTTTGACTTCGCCCGAGGATGACCTCGTGGTTCCACAATTCCGGAACGTCGACCTCGAAGGGCAACTTGTTCGGAACAAGAGGTCTCCATTGGGAAAACTGGCTCTACTCGGAGGAGCTGCCCTTGTAGGAAAGAAGGCGCTTTTACTGGGCGGTGCAGCGGTTGGAGCTAAAGCTTTGATCGGAGCCGGTGTCGTCGGCGCGGGCTTGTACAAGGCGAAATA CTACGGTGGTGGTTACGGCGGTGGTTACGGAGGTGGTTACGGAGGTGGTTACGGAGGAGATTACGGAGGTGGTTACGGAGGTGGTTACGGAGGTGGTTACTCGGCCGGATTTGTAAGCCACCACTACGG ATGGCGTCGATGA
- the LOC143209944 gene encoding uncharacterized protein LOC143209944, whose translation MRSTTVAIIAIACCCLVSFAVSADASSAEQHDSSLSPLNNPDAQQYEDGSTGVLLNRQKRTLLLKKKLLGAGLLGFGLGIAKGYKAGYYTAPTVRHVYLSPPPSAVKYVEYVEKPIFVERIVERPAPAVFKDPSPSYGAW comes from the exons ATGCGTTCAACCACCGTTGCGATCATCGCCATTGCATGTTGTTGCCTGGTATCGTTCGCTGTTTCCGCGGATGCTTCGTCGGCCGAACAACACGACTCATCTTTGTCACCCTTGAACAACCCCGATGCGCAACAATACGAAGACGGAAGCACGGGAGTGCTCCTGAATAGACAGAAAAGGACGCTCTTACTGAAGAAGAAACTTCTCGGTGCAGGACTCTTGGGTTTCGGTTTGGGAATCGCGAAAGG GTACAAAGCTGGTTATTATACCGCACCGACTGTTCGTCACGTGTACTTGTCACCACCACCTTCGGCCGTAAAATACGTCGAATACGTTGAGAAGCCGATTTTCGTCGAAAGGATAGTCGAAAGACCGGCACCAGCTGTATTCAAGGATCCTTCTCCTTCGTACGG CGCCTGGTAG
- the LOC143209936 gene encoding uncharacterized protein LOC143209936 isoform X1 — protein sequence MAGNSFHRFWSWIPIVILSSHFILSNTDDQAPCVSYTSNVTEDVYDQPQTEVTVFLREDCSSETNVTDIQEFFDRSNFDVRIAVIPTALSCERKTRGLHTLLRILGERKTKVVVAAVDTPMCEVTARLARLWNVSLFTWTCPLKDDTDTREFSSIVRLSPSLPAIAKALTEILMNLKWKAVSMIGTDREPWSSLDRALLNALRGIGAILRYHVILPYHASLEEIRKLLRPTHNISRRVTLLCLPTSDDNDITSRVLAELDGARKSSRIVGTSTTVIVHTQDDDSFLPETKTKTYSSVSRFVTTVSISPENFTSSNISSFNESRDYLSPGLHDAYAKQTSDEEREEEEETLEETEGLGTEIETEAEEKERKRRYRYFPPRNLSSDFLEKLLIITPLDHRYDAEKVYDGTETYARPSLFDRLNETFTVLMHDNSTINSFNNKMYAYVLLDWRLDVDAWKPIMISIEQRNKHLVRKLSANAPVFLGANIDILKCNAEVDVEFGIDCTENSSDETAFRIARIITVVLGSLLLTTFAILTGILIRRKLLKKRISKGQYKIILTTSDFVFPQVPRVDFRRVDEGIETMLSCWLQQLQEFGGPDVEKPDLLQLGSVTSLRPYLRTSTGNLARHGFFKVPRAQYNGDLVQLKELPAEDGTFELKSKAMDVLVVMHGLRHENLNPLIGCLNEPTRPCLVYEYCSRGSLEDVLVQDEIKLDWSFRLSLLTDLVRGMRYLHGTPVRVHGYLTSRNCVIDARWVLKVTDYGLPAFYEAQNIECSAKTARDLLWTAPELLRHPNLRKKGTQPGDVYSFGIIMQEVVVRGEPYCMLALSPEDIMEKLKKPPPLIRPSVSKGAAPPEAINIMRQCWAETADMRPDFNDVHDRFKTLNHGRKVNFVDTMFQMLEKYSNNLEELIRERTEQLDMEKKKTEQLLNRMLPSSVAEKLKLGMPVDPEEFREVTIYFSDIVGFTSISAHSTPFQVVDLLNDLYTCFDATINAYTVYKVETIGDAYMVVGGCPVRIPDHASQIATMALDLLHQSGKFKLRHLPKTQLKLRIGLHTGPCCAGVVGLTMPRYCLFGDTVNTASRMESTGAPWRIHLSQETKDRLSQVGGYDIEYRGPTEVKGKGKMPTYWLLGKQGFDKELPTPPSLGENHGLNENTIPEHVTEEKQEMEIVTTTTAVATTLITIAATTASASVTMTTTTSEVAPSIDKFSCRNFSLAEDAKDRKAEDNRVADGNIDVAKITATQPCDEDNIVSGITVSINNEQINGAKSSPQPTDFTNILSPRQTISDRENDRTDVVGVTKNVSGEGRTSLGASTVYSGETAFLGASTSSLTSLPSSAASSYRPGPVRHRRIAGYIDENDLSTPYNHYRCLSPNEHSGRTAGSRFLKRQFSLDRPDDTICIAIAEQSNQQLQLQLQQQQLQQQNLKAAPRLYKQNSAGAANDLERIEEVPSTPTPLLQHYRQSASVSLSVESLTLR from the exons ATGGCCGGGAACTCTTTCCACCGGTTCTGGTCGTGGATCCCGATCGTGATCCTTTCCAGTCATTTCATTTTATCGAACACCGATGATCAAGCTCCATGCGTTTCGTACACGTCGAACGTAACCGAAGACGTCTATGATCAACCTCAAACGGAAGTAACAGTTTTTCTGCGGGAGGATTGCAGCAGCGAAACGAATGTGACAGATATACAAGAATTCTTCGATCGATCTAACTTCGATGTACGAATCGCTGTAATTCCAACGGCTC TATCATGTGAAAGAAAGACACGAGGTCTTCACACCTTGTTGCGCATACTTGGCGAGAGGAAAACGAAAGTCGTCGTAGCTGCTGTCGATACACCCATGTGCGAAGTTACAGCTAGACTCGCGCGGCTTTGGAACGTATCCCTATTCACATGGACGTGTCCTTTG AAAGACGATACGGACACCAGAGAATTTTCATCGATCGTCAGACTATCGCCGTCTTTACCGGCGATAGCAAAGGCTCTAACAGAGATTCTGATGAACTTGAAATGGAAAGCCGTGTCTATGATAGGAACTG ATCGTGAACCGTGGTCGAGTCTCGATAGAGCACTACTAAATGCTCTTCGAGGTATCGGAGCTATATTACGATATCACGTGATATTGCCGTATCATGCTTCCCTCGAAGAGATCCGAAAGCTCCTTCGTCCAACGCACAACATTTCTAGGAGAG TTACCCTGTTGTGTCTACCGACGTCGGATGATAATGACATAACGTCACGGGTTCTTGCCGAGTTGGACGGCGCTCGCAAATCATCGAGGATCGTGGGAACCTCGACCACCGTGATCGTTCACACACAGGATGATGATTCTTTTTTACCAGAGACAAAAACGAAAACGTATTCTTCGGTTTCCCGCTTCGTTACCACGGTATCTATTTCGCCCGAAAATTTCACGTCTTCCAACATTTCTTCGTTCAACGAATCCCGCGATTATCTTTCTCCTGGGTTGCACGATGCTTATGCGAAACAAACGAGCGacgaagaaagagaagaagaagaggaaacgcTAGAAGAAACGGAAGGATTGGGAACAGAGATAGAAACAGAAGCAGAAGAAAAAGAACGGAAAAGGAGATATCGATATTTTCCACCGCGAAACCTGAGTTCGGACTTTTTGGAAAAACTTCTGATAATAACGCCTCTCGATCATAG ATACGATGCGGAGAAGGTGTACGACGGTACCGAAACGTACGCCCGACCATCATTATTCGATCGTTTGAATGAAACTTTTACTGTATTAATGCACGACAACTCTACCATTAACTCGTTCAACAACAAAATGTACGCGTACGTATTATTGGACTGGCGTCTGGACGTCGATGCCTGGAAACCGATAATGATCAGCATAGAACAACGAAACAAGCATCTCGTTCGGAAATTGTCTGCGAACGCTCCGGTCTTCCTCGGCGCGaacattgatattttaaaatgcaacgCGGAGGTCGACGTGGAATTCGGTATCGATTGTACAG AGAACTCCTCCGACGAAACAGCGTTTCGCATCGCGCGTATCATAACTGTAGTTCTGGGATCGCTGTTATTGACCACATTCGCGATATTAACCGGCATATTGATCAG AAGAAAACTTCTTAAGAAGAGAATATCAAAAGGTCAGTACAAGATCATTCTGACTACGTCGGATTTTGTGTTTCCGCAAGTGCCTCGTGTAGATTTTAGAAGG GTCGACGAGGGTATCGAGACAATGTTATCCTGTTGGTTGCAACAATTGCAAGAATTTGGTGGTCCCGACGTAGAGAAACCGGATCTTCTTCAACTCGGCAGCGTGACGTCCTTACGACCGTATCTACGGACAAGCACGGGGAACCTGGCGCGACATGGTTTCTTCAAAGTTCCACGTGCTCAGTACAAC GGCGACTTGGTGCAGTTGAAAGAGTTACCTGCAGAAGATGGCACGTTCGAGTTAAAGAGCAAGGCGATGGACGTTCTGGTTGTG ATGCACGGGTTACGTCACGAAAATTTGAATCCTCTGATCGGATGTTTAAACGAGCCAACAAGACCCTGCCTCGTTTACGAGTACTGTTCAAGAGGGTCGTTGGAGGACGTGTTGGTACAAGATGAAATCAAACTTGACTGGTCGTTTAGATTGTCTTTGCTCACCGACCTTGTACGG GGTATGAGATACCTCCACGGTACACCGGTACGAGTACATGGTTATCTTACTTCGCGCAACTGCGTGATAGACGCACGCTGGGTACTAAAGGTGACCGATTACGGGCTACCCGCGTTTTACGAGGCCCAGAATATCGAGTGCTCGGCAAAAACGGCTCGAG ATCTGTTGTGGACGGCACCGGAATTGCTGAGACATCCGAATCTACGGAAAAAAGGAACGCAACCAGGAGATGTATACAGTTTCGGAATTATTATGCAAGAAGTGGTGGTTCGCGGAGAACCGTATTGCATGCTCGCGTTGTCACCGGAAG ACATCATGGAGAAATTGAAAAAGCCACCGCCATTGATCAGACCGTCTGTGAGCAAAGGTGCTGCGCCGCCTGAAGCGATAAACATCATGCGCCAATGTTGGGCAGAAACCGCAGACATGAGACCCGATTTTAACGATGTTCACGATCGTTTCAAGACCCTCAACCATGGACG AAAGGTCAATTTCGTAGACACGATGTTTCAAATGTTGGAGAAATATTCGAATAATCTGGAGGAGCTGATACGAGAACGCACGGAACAATTGGACATGGAAAAGAAAAAGACGGAGCAATTGTTGAATCGAATGTTACCAAG TTCGGTCGCGGAGAAACTGAAATTGGGTATGCCAGTCGATCCCGAGGAATTTCGCGAGGTGACCATCTACTTTTCGGATATTGTTGGTTTCACAAGCATTTCCGCGCATTCGACTCCATTCCAAGTAGTCGACCTCTTGAATGACCTGTACACCTGTTTCGACGCAACGATCAACGCGTACACCGTGTACAAG GTAGAAACCATAGGAGACGCGTACATGGTCGTGGGTGGTTGTCCCGTAAGGATACCCGATCATGCCTCTCAAATAGCTACGATGGCCCTCGATTTGCTGCATCAAAGCGGAAAGTTCAAGTTGAGACACTTGCCGAAAACTCAACTGAAACTTCGTATCGGCCTTCATACCG GTCCGTGTTGCGCTGGCGTTGTTGGCCTGACGATGCCGAGGTACTGTCTTTTCGGCGATACGGTGAACACTGCGTCGAGAATGGAATCGACTGGAGCACCGTGGCGCATACACTTGAGTCAAGAAACGAAAGACAGACTGTCTCAGGTCGGTGGATACGACATCGAATATCGTGGACCGACGGAGGTCAAAGGCAAAGGAAAAATGCCTACTTACTGGCTGCTAGGAAAACAAGGTTTCGACAAGGAACTCCCGACTCCGCCTTCGCTTGG GGAAAACCATGG ATTGAACGAGAACACAATCCCGGAACATGTAACTGAGGAAAAACAGGAGATGGAAATCgtaacgacgacgacggcggtgGCGACAACGTTGATAACGATAGCGGCTACGACGGCATCGGCATCggtgacgatgacgacgactaCATCAGAGGTTGCGCCATCGATCGATAAGTTCTCGTGCAGAAACTTCTCTTTGGCTGAAGATGCGAAAGATAGAAAAGCGGAAGATAATCGAGTCGCAGATGGCAACATCGACGTTGCCAAGATTACCGCGACGCAACCGTGCGACGAGGATAACATAGTATCTGGAATCACCGTGTCCATAAACAACGAACAAATTAACGGTGCAAAATCTTCTCCGCAACCGACTGATTTTACGAACATTTTGTCGCCGCGACAAACGATCAGCGACAGAGAAAACGATCGGACGGATGTGGTTGGGGTAACGAAAAATGTCTCTGGAGAGGGTCGAACGTCTCTCGGAGCATCTACCGTATATTCCGGTGAAACGGCTTTCTTGGGGGCGTCGACCAGCTCCCTTACATCACTTCCTAGCTCAGCCGCGAGTTCCTATAGACCCGGACCCGTCAGACATCGCAGAATAGCCGGCTACATCGACGAAAATGATTTGAGCACGCCGTACAATCATTACAGGTGTCTTTCTCCAAACGAACACAGTG GAAGAACCGCGGGCAGCCGTTTTCTCAAAAGACAATTTAGCTTGGATCGACCCGACGATACCATTTGCATTGCCATTGCTGAACAGTCTAATCAGCAACTGCAACTGCAACTGCAACAACAGCAATTGCAGCAACAAAATTTAAAAGCTGCACCCCGGCTTTACAAGCAAAACAGCGCGGGTGCGGCAAACGATTTGGAACGTATCGAGGAAGTGCCCTCGACACCGACTCCTCTTCTTCAACATTACAGGCAATCAGCGTCGGTTTCACTCTCCGTGGAATCTCTGACGCTTCGTTGA
- the LOC143209936 gene encoding retinal guanylyl cyclase 2 isoform X2: protein MAGNSFHRFWSWIPIVILSSHFILSNTDDQAPCVSYTSNVTEDVYDQPQTEVTVFLREDCSSETNVTDIQEFFDRSNFDVRIAVIPTALSCERKTRGLHTLLRILGERKTKVVVAAVDTPMCEVTARLARLWNVSLFTWTCPLKDDTDTREFSSIVRLSPSLPAIAKALTEILMNLKWKAVSMIGTDREPWSSLDRALLNALRGIGAILRYHVILPYHASLEEIRKLLRPTHNISRRVTLLCLPTSDDNDITSRVLAELDGARKSSRIVGTSTTVIVHTQDDDSFLPETKTKTYSSVSRFVTTVSISPENFTSSNISSFNESRDYLSPGLHDAYAKQTSDEEREEEEETLEETEGLGTEIETEAEEKERKRRYRYFPPRNLSSDFLEKLLIITPLDHRYDAEKVYDGTETYARPSLFDRLNETFTVLMHDNSTINSFNNKMYAYVLLDWRLDVDAWKPIMISIEQRNKHLVRKLSANAPVFLGANIDILKCNAEVDVEFGIDCTENSSDETAFRIARIITVVLGSLLLTTFAILTGILIRRKLLKKRISKGQYKIILTTSDFVFPQVPRVDFRRVDEGIETMLSCWLQQLQEFGGPDVEKPDLLQLGSVTSLRPYLRTSTGNLARHGFFKVPRAQYNGDLVQLKELPAEDGTFELKSKAMDVLVVMHGLRHENLNPLIGCLNEPTRPCLVYEYCSRGSLEDVLVQDEIKLDWSFRLSLLTDLVRGMRYLHGTPVRVHGYLTSRNCVIDARWVLKVTDYGLPAFYEAQNIECSAKTARDLLWTAPELLRHPNLRKKGTQPGDVYSFGIIMQEVVVRGEPYCMLALSPEDIMEKLKKPPPLIRPSVSKGAAPPEAINIMRQCWAETADMRPDFNDVHDRFKTLNHGRKVNFVDTMFQMLEKYSNNLEELIRERTEQLDMEKKKTEQLLNRMLPSSVAEKLKLGMPVDPEEFREVTIYFSDIVGFTSISAHSTPFQVVDLLNDLYTCFDATINAYTVYKVETIGDAYMVVGGCPVRIPDHASQIATMALDLLHQSGKFKLRHLPKTQLKLRIGLHTGPCCAGVVGLTMPRYCLFGDTVNTASRMESTGAPWRIHLSQETKDRLSQVGGYDIEYRGPTEVKGKGKMPTYWLLGKQGFDKELPTPPSLGFLMLLSVAILPPPSGKTMD, encoded by the exons ATGGCCGGGAACTCTTTCCACCGGTTCTGGTCGTGGATCCCGATCGTGATCCTTTCCAGTCATTTCATTTTATCGAACACCGATGATCAAGCTCCATGCGTTTCGTACACGTCGAACGTAACCGAAGACGTCTATGATCAACCTCAAACGGAAGTAACAGTTTTTCTGCGGGAGGATTGCAGCAGCGAAACGAATGTGACAGATATACAAGAATTCTTCGATCGATCTAACTTCGATGTACGAATCGCTGTAATTCCAACGGCTC TATCATGTGAAAGAAAGACACGAGGTCTTCACACCTTGTTGCGCATACTTGGCGAGAGGAAAACGAAAGTCGTCGTAGCTGCTGTCGATACACCCATGTGCGAAGTTACAGCTAGACTCGCGCGGCTTTGGAACGTATCCCTATTCACATGGACGTGTCCTTTG AAAGACGATACGGACACCAGAGAATTTTCATCGATCGTCAGACTATCGCCGTCTTTACCGGCGATAGCAAAGGCTCTAACAGAGATTCTGATGAACTTGAAATGGAAAGCCGTGTCTATGATAGGAACTG ATCGTGAACCGTGGTCGAGTCTCGATAGAGCACTACTAAATGCTCTTCGAGGTATCGGAGCTATATTACGATATCACGTGATATTGCCGTATCATGCTTCCCTCGAAGAGATCCGAAAGCTCCTTCGTCCAACGCACAACATTTCTAGGAGAG TTACCCTGTTGTGTCTACCGACGTCGGATGATAATGACATAACGTCACGGGTTCTTGCCGAGTTGGACGGCGCTCGCAAATCATCGAGGATCGTGGGAACCTCGACCACCGTGATCGTTCACACACAGGATGATGATTCTTTTTTACCAGAGACAAAAACGAAAACGTATTCTTCGGTTTCCCGCTTCGTTACCACGGTATCTATTTCGCCCGAAAATTTCACGTCTTCCAACATTTCTTCGTTCAACGAATCCCGCGATTATCTTTCTCCTGGGTTGCACGATGCTTATGCGAAACAAACGAGCGacgaagaaagagaagaagaagaggaaacgcTAGAAGAAACGGAAGGATTGGGAACAGAGATAGAAACAGAAGCAGAAGAAAAAGAACGGAAAAGGAGATATCGATATTTTCCACCGCGAAACCTGAGTTCGGACTTTTTGGAAAAACTTCTGATAATAACGCCTCTCGATCATAG ATACGATGCGGAGAAGGTGTACGACGGTACCGAAACGTACGCCCGACCATCATTATTCGATCGTTTGAATGAAACTTTTACTGTATTAATGCACGACAACTCTACCATTAACTCGTTCAACAACAAAATGTACGCGTACGTATTATTGGACTGGCGTCTGGACGTCGATGCCTGGAAACCGATAATGATCAGCATAGAACAACGAAACAAGCATCTCGTTCGGAAATTGTCTGCGAACGCTCCGGTCTTCCTCGGCGCGaacattgatattttaaaatgcaacgCGGAGGTCGACGTGGAATTCGGTATCGATTGTACAG AGAACTCCTCCGACGAAACAGCGTTTCGCATCGCGCGTATCATAACTGTAGTTCTGGGATCGCTGTTATTGACCACATTCGCGATATTAACCGGCATATTGATCAG AAGAAAACTTCTTAAGAAGAGAATATCAAAAGGTCAGTACAAGATCATTCTGACTACGTCGGATTTTGTGTTTCCGCAAGTGCCTCGTGTAGATTTTAGAAGG GTCGACGAGGGTATCGAGACAATGTTATCCTGTTGGTTGCAACAATTGCAAGAATTTGGTGGTCCCGACGTAGAGAAACCGGATCTTCTTCAACTCGGCAGCGTGACGTCCTTACGACCGTATCTACGGACAAGCACGGGGAACCTGGCGCGACATGGTTTCTTCAAAGTTCCACGTGCTCAGTACAAC GGCGACTTGGTGCAGTTGAAAGAGTTACCTGCAGAAGATGGCACGTTCGAGTTAAAGAGCAAGGCGATGGACGTTCTGGTTGTG ATGCACGGGTTACGTCACGAAAATTTGAATCCTCTGATCGGATGTTTAAACGAGCCAACAAGACCCTGCCTCGTTTACGAGTACTGTTCAAGAGGGTCGTTGGAGGACGTGTTGGTACAAGATGAAATCAAACTTGACTGGTCGTTTAGATTGTCTTTGCTCACCGACCTTGTACGG GGTATGAGATACCTCCACGGTACACCGGTACGAGTACATGGTTATCTTACTTCGCGCAACTGCGTGATAGACGCACGCTGGGTACTAAAGGTGACCGATTACGGGCTACCCGCGTTTTACGAGGCCCAGAATATCGAGTGCTCGGCAAAAACGGCTCGAG ATCTGTTGTGGACGGCACCGGAATTGCTGAGACATCCGAATCTACGGAAAAAAGGAACGCAACCAGGAGATGTATACAGTTTCGGAATTATTATGCAAGAAGTGGTGGTTCGCGGAGAACCGTATTGCATGCTCGCGTTGTCACCGGAAG ACATCATGGAGAAATTGAAAAAGCCACCGCCATTGATCAGACCGTCTGTGAGCAAAGGTGCTGCGCCGCCTGAAGCGATAAACATCATGCGCCAATGTTGGGCAGAAACCGCAGACATGAGACCCGATTTTAACGATGTTCACGATCGTTTCAAGACCCTCAACCATGGACG AAAGGTCAATTTCGTAGACACGATGTTTCAAATGTTGGAGAAATATTCGAATAATCTGGAGGAGCTGATACGAGAACGCACGGAACAATTGGACATGGAAAAGAAAAAGACGGAGCAATTGTTGAATCGAATGTTACCAAG TTCGGTCGCGGAGAAACTGAAATTGGGTATGCCAGTCGATCCCGAGGAATTTCGCGAGGTGACCATCTACTTTTCGGATATTGTTGGTTTCACAAGCATTTCCGCGCATTCGACTCCATTCCAAGTAGTCGACCTCTTGAATGACCTGTACACCTGTTTCGACGCAACGATCAACGCGTACACCGTGTACAAG GTAGAAACCATAGGAGACGCGTACATGGTCGTGGGTGGTTGTCCCGTAAGGATACCCGATCATGCCTCTCAAATAGCTACGATGGCCCTCGATTTGCTGCATCAAAGCGGAAAGTTCAAGTTGAGACACTTGCCGAAAACTCAACTGAAACTTCGTATCGGCCTTCATACCG GTCCGTGTTGCGCTGGCGTTGTTGGCCTGACGATGCCGAGGTACTGTCTTTTCGGCGATACGGTGAACACTGCGTCGAGAATGGAATCGACTGGAGCACCGTGGCGCATACACTTGAGTCAAGAAACGAAAGACAGACTGTCTCAGGTCGGTGGATACGACATCGAATATCGTGGACCGACGGAGGTCAAAGGCAAAGGAAAAATGCCTACTTACTGGCTGCTAGGAAAACAAGGTTTCGACAAGGAACTCCCGACTCCGCCTTCGCTTGG atttttaatgCTTTTATCTGTTGCCATACTGCCGCCACCTTCAGGGAAAACCATGG ATTGA
- the LOC143209942 gene encoding transmembrane protein 50A: protein MTSCLENFRPSSCVWFELDVKRNILVSMLAGSLFFVGWWFIIDAHAKYPSEMKNTYHLLGVFGTLSFVMVNSVTNAQIRGDGYNGDNRVARGFLFIGFVMGFATVISASWILFADFIAADVKHHWPGVGLFLQNIFIFVGSLTYKFGIIEEP from the exons ATGACGTCttgtttggaaaattttcgaccATCGTCATGCGTATGGTTCGAATTAGACGTTAAACGCAATATACTTGTGTCTATGCTGGCCGGATCATTG TTCTTCGTCGGATGGTGGTTCATCATCGATGCACACGCCAAGTATCCAAGCGAAATGAAAAACACATATCATCTGCTTGGAGTGTTTGGAACACTTTCGTTTGTCAT GGTCAATTCTGTGACAAACGCACAGATAAGAGGGGATGGATACAATGGAGATAATAGGGTTGCAAGAGGATTTCTTTTCATTGGGTTTgtaatgggatttgctacggtaaTTTCAGCCAGTTGGATTTTATTTGCAGATTTCATTGCCGCAG ACGTTAAACATCACTGGCCCGGCGTAGGCTTGTTCTTGCAAAACATATTCATCTTTGTTGGTTCTCTTACATATAAATTTGGAATAATCGAAGAACCATGA